From a region of the Mytilus galloprovincialis chromosome 3, xbMytGall1.hap1.1, whole genome shotgun sequence genome:
- the LOC143068379 gene encoding eosinophil peroxidase-like has product MAWGQLIDHDITKTPTAGDIDCCDTANANNPICFPIDVPEGDERFSNCLNFVRSAAATYSTIKGCLNDKREQINELTAFIDGGMLYGASDEELSLLRDQTNTYLLKTKEPGNLLPTGTSFCLITDDQNNDYCQHAGDNRVNVIPTLGAVHTLLVREHNRIAEGLKNLNRQWSNGKVFDETRKIMGAIIQHVTYNEWLPIVIGEQHMDQYNLKSSERGHVSSYDSNLDPSIRNSFAATALRYAHSLIMPTQAYLDRTYRNEESFSLETQQLNPHMVVQENGRRLEDLVRWTTYKPCMTSDRMFEDGIRNNLFGISDLPARNVQRGRDHGLPSYNEFRSFCGLPWANNFNTGRNRGGLRDHSRENARLL; this is encoded by the exons TCCAATCTGCTTCCCTATTGACGTACCTGAAGGCGATGAACGGTTTTCAAATTGTCTCAATTTTGTTCGATCAGCAGCAGCAACATATTCGACAATAAAAGGATGTTTGAATG ATAAAAGAGAACAAATCAATGAACTCACAGCCTTTATAGATGGTGGAATGTTGTATGGGGCATCTGATGAGGAACTTTCACTTCTCAGGGATCAAACCAATACAT ATTTGCTGAAAACAAAGGAACCTGGAAACTTACTACCCACTGGAACAAGTTTTTGTCTGATAACAGACGACCAAAATAATGATTATTGCCAGCACGCAG GAGATAATAGAGTAAACGTTATTCCAACGCTTGGTGCTGTGCATACTCTATTGGTTAGAGAACACAACAGAATAGCCGAGGGACTAAAAAATCTAAATAGACAATGGAGTAACGGCAAGGTGTTTGACGAGACCAGAAAGATTATGGGAGCCATTATTCAGCATGTTACGTACAATGAATGGCTTCCGATAGTCATCGGTGAGCAGCACATGGACCAATACAATTTAAAATCTTCCGAAAGAGGCCACGTCAGTTCATACGATTCTAATTTAGATCCTTCTATACGAAACTCATTTGCTGCTACTGCCCTGAGGTATGCGCATTCTCTGATCATGCCAACACAAGCATACCTCGACAGAACCTACCGGAATGAAGAGAGTTTTAGTCTCGAGACTCAGCAGTTAAATCCACACATGGTTGTTCAAGAAAATGGTAGACGATTGGAGGATCTTGTGAGATGGACCACTTACAAACCATGTATGACATCAGATAG AATGTTTGAAGATGGAATACGTAATAATTTATTTGGCATATCAGATTTGCCTGCAAGGAATGTGCAACGCGGACGAGACCACGGACTACCTTCTTACAACGAGTTTAGATCATTTTGTGGCTTACCATGGGCTAACAATTTCAACACTGGACGAAATCGTGGTGGGTTACGTGACCATTCCCGAGAAAACGCAAGACTATTGTAA